From the Musa acuminata AAA Group cultivar baxijiao chromosome BXJ3-7, Cavendish_Baxijiao_AAA, whole genome shotgun sequence genome, one window contains:
- the LOC135582320 gene encoding uncharacterized protein LOC135582320 isoform X3 produces MVREMNGGVGDVGGEDWTEEESVNGGNDVWSSSRPADHLVVMVHGILGSESNMYKLTLDGVDIMGERLAEEIIEVVNKRLYLRKISFIAHSVGGLVARYAIGRLYRPLIMKSLENPLCDACDDSHRGTIYGLEAVNFITVATPHLGSRGNKQVPFLFGVTAIEKVASLVIHWIFRRTGKHLFLTDDDEGKPPLLQRMVDDCDDLQFMSSLQAFKRRVAYSNVGYDHIVGWRTSSIRRNSQLPKWEDSLSEKYPHVVYEEYSAGSRNDKCTDDSLINGDCDLLEEKLVTGLAHLSWEKVDVSFHNSSIHRFAAHSVIQVKDPFMHIEGADVIQHMIDHFLT; encoded by the exons ATGGTGCGTGAGATGAATGGAGGGGTGGGGGACGTCGGGGGAGAGGATTGGACGGAGGAGGAGAGCGTCAATGGCGGGAACGACGTTTGGAGCTCGTCCCGCCCCGCGGACCACCTTGTGGTGATGGTTCATGGCATCCTCGGGAG TGAAAGCAACATGTATAAGCTAACATTAGATGGTGTTGATATTATGGGTGAACGATTAGCAGAAGAG ATTATTGAAGTGGTCAACAAAAGGCTGTATCTTCGAAAAATTTCATTTATTGCACACTCGGTTGGAGGATTGGTTGCAAGATATGCAATTGGGAGACTGTATAGACCCCTCATAATGAAATCCCTAGAAAATCCTCTCTGTGATGCCTGTGATGATAGTCACAGAGGTACTATCTATGGTCTGGAAGCAGTCAATTTCATCACAGTTGCTACACCCCATCTTGGTTCTAGAGGAAACAAACAG GTCCCATTTCTTTTCGGTGTCACTGCCATTGAAAAAGTTGCTTCTCTTGTCATTCACTGGATATTTAGAAGAACGGGCAAACATCTTTTCCTAACAGACGATGATGAAGGAAAGCCTCCATTATTGCAACGAATGGTGGATGATTGTGATGACCTTCAGTTTAT GTCTTCCCTGCAAGCATTCAAACGCCGAGTGGCCTATTCCAATGTTGGTTATGATC ACATAGTCGGCTGGAGGACGTCATCTATCAGGCGTAACTCTCAACTGCCTAAG TGGGAGGATTCGCTGAGTGAGAAATACCCACATGTTGTATATGAAGAATACTCAGCAGGAAGCAGAAATGATAAGTGCACAGATGATTCACTTATTAATGGTGACTGTGATCTATTAGAAG AAAAGCTAGTAACAGGCCTCGCACATTTGTCTTGGGAAAAAGTCGATGTCAGTTTTCACAACAGCAGCATCCATAGGTTTGCTGCACATAGTGTCATTCAG GTTAAGGATCCATTCATGCATATAGAAGGTGCAGACGTTATACAACATATGATCGATCACTTTCTTACTTGa
- the LOC135582320 gene encoding putative lipase ROG1 isoform X5, protein MLPDKVIVHCNESNMYKLTLDGVDIMGERLAEEIIEVVNKRLYLRKISFIAHSVGGLVARYAIGRLYRPLIMKSLENPLCDACDDSHRGTIYGLEAVNFITVATPHLGSRGNKQVPFLFGVTAIEKVASLVIHWIFRRTGKHLFLTDDDEGKPPLLQRMVDDCDDLQFMSSLQAFKRRVAYSNVGYDHIVGWRTSSIRRNSQLPKWEDSLSEKYPHVVYEEYSAGSRNDKCTDDSLINGDCDLLEEKLVTGLAHLSWEKVDVSFHNSSIHRFAAHSVIQVKDPFMHIEGADVIQHMIDHFLT, encoded by the exons ATGCTTCCAGATAAAGTGATAGTTCATTGTAA TGAAAGCAACATGTATAAGCTAACATTAGATGGTGTTGATATTATGGGTGAACGATTAGCAGAAGAG ATTATTGAAGTGGTCAACAAAAGGCTGTATCTTCGAAAAATTTCATTTATTGCACACTCGGTTGGAGGATTGGTTGCAAGATATGCAATTGGGAGACTGTATAGACCCCTCATAATGAAATCCCTAGAAAATCCTCTCTGTGATGCCTGTGATGATAGTCACAGAGGTACTATCTATGGTCTGGAAGCAGTCAATTTCATCACAGTTGCTACACCCCATCTTGGTTCTAGAGGAAACAAACAG GTCCCATTTCTTTTCGGTGTCACTGCCATTGAAAAAGTTGCTTCTCTTGTCATTCACTGGATATTTAGAAGAACGGGCAAACATCTTTTCCTAACAGACGATGATGAAGGAAAGCCTCCATTATTGCAACGAATGGTGGATGATTGTGATGACCTTCAGTTTAT GTCTTCCCTGCAAGCATTCAAACGCCGAGTGGCCTATTCCAATGTTGGTTATGATC ACATAGTCGGCTGGAGGACGTCATCTATCAGGCGTAACTCTCAACTGCCTAAG TGGGAGGATTCGCTGAGTGAGAAATACCCACATGTTGTATATGAAGAATACTCAGCAGGAAGCAGAAATGATAAGTGCACAGATGATTCACTTATTAATGGTGACTGTGATCTATTAGAAG AAAAGCTAGTAACAGGCCTCGCACATTTGTCTTGGGAAAAAGTCGATGTCAGTTTTCACAACAGCAGCATCCATAGGTTTGCTGCACATAGTGTCATTCAG GTTAAGGATCCATTCATGCATATAGAAGGTGCAGACGTTATACAACATATGATCGATCACTTTCTTACTTGa
- the LOC135582320 gene encoding putative lipase ROG1 isoform X4: MLPDKVIVHCSESNMYKLTLDGVDIMGERLAEEIIEVVNKRLYLRKISFIAHSVGGLVARYAIGRLYRPLIMKSLENPLCDACDDSHRGTIYGLEAVNFITVATPHLGSRGNKQVPFLFGVTAIEKVASLVIHWIFRRTGKHLFLTDDDEGKPPLLQRMVDDCDDLQFMSSLQAFKRRVAYSNVGYDHIVGWRTSSIRRNSQLPKWEDSLSEKYPHVVYEEYSAGSRNDKCTDDSLINGDCDLLEEKLVTGLAHLSWEKVDVSFHNSSIHRFAAHSVIQVKDPFMHIEGADVIQHMIDHFLT, translated from the exons ATGCTTCCAGATAAAGTGATAGTTCATT GCAGTGAAAGCAACATGTATAAGCTAACATTAGATGGTGTTGATATTATGGGTGAACGATTAGCAGAAGAG ATTATTGAAGTGGTCAACAAAAGGCTGTATCTTCGAAAAATTTCATTTATTGCACACTCGGTTGGAGGATTGGTTGCAAGATATGCAATTGGGAGACTGTATAGACCCCTCATAATGAAATCCCTAGAAAATCCTCTCTGTGATGCCTGTGATGATAGTCACAGAGGTACTATCTATGGTCTGGAAGCAGTCAATTTCATCACAGTTGCTACACCCCATCTTGGTTCTAGAGGAAACAAACAG GTCCCATTTCTTTTCGGTGTCACTGCCATTGAAAAAGTTGCTTCTCTTGTCATTCACTGGATATTTAGAAGAACGGGCAAACATCTTTTCCTAACAGACGATGATGAAGGAAAGCCTCCATTATTGCAACGAATGGTGGATGATTGTGATGACCTTCAGTTTAT GTCTTCCCTGCAAGCATTCAAACGCCGAGTGGCCTATTCCAATGTTGGTTATGATC ACATAGTCGGCTGGAGGACGTCATCTATCAGGCGTAACTCTCAACTGCCTAAG TGGGAGGATTCGCTGAGTGAGAAATACCCACATGTTGTATATGAAGAATACTCAGCAGGAAGCAGAAATGATAAGTGCACAGATGATTCACTTATTAATGGTGACTGTGATCTATTAGAAG AAAAGCTAGTAACAGGCCTCGCACATTTGTCTTGGGAAAAAGTCGATGTCAGTTTTCACAACAGCAGCATCCATAGGTTTGCTGCACATAGTGTCATTCAG GTTAAGGATCCATTCATGCATATAGAAGGTGCAGACGTTATACAACATATGATCGATCACTTTCTTACTTGa
- the LOC135582320 gene encoding putative lipase ROG1 isoform X1, whose protein sequence is MVREMNGGVGDVGGEDWTEEESVNGGNDVWSSSRPADHLVVMVHGILGSTADWKFAAQQFVAMLPDKVIVHCSESNMYKLTLDGVDIMGERLAEEIIEVVNKRLYLRKISFIAHSVGGLVARYAIGRLYRPLIMKSLENPLCDACDDSHRGTIYGLEAVNFITVATPHLGSRGNKQVPFLFGVTAIEKVASLVIHWIFRRTGKHLFLTDDDEGKPPLLQRMVDDCDDLQFMSSLQAFKRRVAYSNVGYDHIVGWRTSSIRRNSQLPKWEDSLSEKYPHVVYEEYSAGSRNDKCTDDSLINGDCDLLEEKLVTGLAHLSWEKVDVSFHNSSIHRFAAHSVIQVKDPFMHIEGADVIQHMIDHFLT, encoded by the exons ATGGTGCGTGAGATGAATGGAGGGGTGGGGGACGTCGGGGGAGAGGATTGGACGGAGGAGGAGAGCGTCAATGGCGGGAACGACGTTTGGAGCTCGTCCCGCCCCGCGGACCACCTTGTGGTGATGGTTCATGGCATCCTCGGGAG CACTGCTGACTGGAAGTTTGCAGCCCAGCAATTTGTTGCAATGCTTCCAGATAAAGTGATAGTTCATT GCAGTGAAAGCAACATGTATAAGCTAACATTAGATGGTGTTGATATTATGGGTGAACGATTAGCAGAAGAG ATTATTGAAGTGGTCAACAAAAGGCTGTATCTTCGAAAAATTTCATTTATTGCACACTCGGTTGGAGGATTGGTTGCAAGATATGCAATTGGGAGACTGTATAGACCCCTCATAATGAAATCCCTAGAAAATCCTCTCTGTGATGCCTGTGATGATAGTCACAGAGGTACTATCTATGGTCTGGAAGCAGTCAATTTCATCACAGTTGCTACACCCCATCTTGGTTCTAGAGGAAACAAACAG GTCCCATTTCTTTTCGGTGTCACTGCCATTGAAAAAGTTGCTTCTCTTGTCATTCACTGGATATTTAGAAGAACGGGCAAACATCTTTTCCTAACAGACGATGATGAAGGAAAGCCTCCATTATTGCAACGAATGGTGGATGATTGTGATGACCTTCAGTTTAT GTCTTCCCTGCAAGCATTCAAACGCCGAGTGGCCTATTCCAATGTTGGTTATGATC ACATAGTCGGCTGGAGGACGTCATCTATCAGGCGTAACTCTCAACTGCCTAAG TGGGAGGATTCGCTGAGTGAGAAATACCCACATGTTGTATATGAAGAATACTCAGCAGGAAGCAGAAATGATAAGTGCACAGATGATTCACTTATTAATGGTGACTGTGATCTATTAGAAG AAAAGCTAGTAACAGGCCTCGCACATTTGTCTTGGGAAAAAGTCGATGTCAGTTTTCACAACAGCAGCATCCATAGGTTTGCTGCACATAGTGTCATTCAG GTTAAGGATCCATTCATGCATATAGAAGGTGCAGACGTTATACAACATATGATCGATCACTTTCTTACTTGa
- the LOC135582320 gene encoding putative lipase ROG1 isoform X2: MVREMNGGVGDVGGEDWTEEESVNGGNDVWSSSRPADHLVVMVHGILGSTADWKFAAQQFVAMLPDKVIVHCNESNMYKLTLDGVDIMGERLAEEIIEVVNKRLYLRKISFIAHSVGGLVARYAIGRLYRPLIMKSLENPLCDACDDSHRGTIYGLEAVNFITVATPHLGSRGNKQVPFLFGVTAIEKVASLVIHWIFRRTGKHLFLTDDDEGKPPLLQRMVDDCDDLQFMSSLQAFKRRVAYSNVGYDHIVGWRTSSIRRNSQLPKWEDSLSEKYPHVVYEEYSAGSRNDKCTDDSLINGDCDLLEEKLVTGLAHLSWEKVDVSFHNSSIHRFAAHSVIQVKDPFMHIEGADVIQHMIDHFLT, encoded by the exons ATGGTGCGTGAGATGAATGGAGGGGTGGGGGACGTCGGGGGAGAGGATTGGACGGAGGAGGAGAGCGTCAATGGCGGGAACGACGTTTGGAGCTCGTCCCGCCCCGCGGACCACCTTGTGGTGATGGTTCATGGCATCCTCGGGAG CACTGCTGACTGGAAGTTTGCAGCCCAGCAATTTGTTGCAATGCTTCCAGATAAAGTGATAGTTCATTGTAA TGAAAGCAACATGTATAAGCTAACATTAGATGGTGTTGATATTATGGGTGAACGATTAGCAGAAGAG ATTATTGAAGTGGTCAACAAAAGGCTGTATCTTCGAAAAATTTCATTTATTGCACACTCGGTTGGAGGATTGGTTGCAAGATATGCAATTGGGAGACTGTATAGACCCCTCATAATGAAATCCCTAGAAAATCCTCTCTGTGATGCCTGTGATGATAGTCACAGAGGTACTATCTATGGTCTGGAAGCAGTCAATTTCATCACAGTTGCTACACCCCATCTTGGTTCTAGAGGAAACAAACAG GTCCCATTTCTTTTCGGTGTCACTGCCATTGAAAAAGTTGCTTCTCTTGTCATTCACTGGATATTTAGAAGAACGGGCAAACATCTTTTCCTAACAGACGATGATGAAGGAAAGCCTCCATTATTGCAACGAATGGTGGATGATTGTGATGACCTTCAGTTTAT GTCTTCCCTGCAAGCATTCAAACGCCGAGTGGCCTATTCCAATGTTGGTTATGATC ACATAGTCGGCTGGAGGACGTCATCTATCAGGCGTAACTCTCAACTGCCTAAG TGGGAGGATTCGCTGAGTGAGAAATACCCACATGTTGTATATGAAGAATACTCAGCAGGAAGCAGAAATGATAAGTGCACAGATGATTCACTTATTAATGGTGACTGTGATCTATTAGAAG AAAAGCTAGTAACAGGCCTCGCACATTTGTCTTGGGAAAAAGTCGATGTCAGTTTTCACAACAGCAGCATCCATAGGTTTGCTGCACATAGTGTCATTCAG GTTAAGGATCCATTCATGCATATAGAAGGTGCAGACGTTATACAACATATGATCGATCACTTTCTTACTTGa